AAGATGAGCCCGGCGTAGATGTGCTTGAAGCCGTAGTGTCTGGCAAGGTTCCTGCAAAGTGTGGTGGTTCCTGAACCCGCTAAACCACTGACTGTTATTACGAGGCAGCCCTTGGGCATGATAGCACCTCAGACAAAGGTGGCCCTGACCTGAGCCTTTATGACCTTCCTCATGCAGCTAGGGCAGAGATTCGGGTAGGGCCTCTCCGGCCTCTTCTTGGTCTTGGGGAGCTTTCTGAGCTCGCTCGGCCTTCCGCGTGGAACGCCGTTGAGGGGCCTTCCGCACATAGCGCAGTGGGCGACTTTGGGCTTCTTTCT
This window of the Thermococcus thermotolerans genome carries:
- a CDS encoding 50S ribosomal protein L34e, which translates into the protein MKPMYRSRSWRRKYVRTPGGRTVIHFERKKPKVAHCAMCGRPLNGVPRGRPSELRKLPKTKKRPERPYPNLCPSCMRKVIKAQVRATFV